A section of the Rhipicephalus sanguineus isolate Rsan-2018 chromosome 11, BIME_Rsan_1.4, whole genome shotgun sequence genome encodes:
- the LOC119373562 gene encoding papilin codes for MKLLTGKLVLLCVSFTQFFSLRVSAQSNKGIYERRPKQCLKEPFIGVCRPLSTTAWYFDAQHHTCVPLNPGVCAGGNNLFPTYQKCMKECQLLTQKKSKICLWPPTVGPCGPVVVSWYYDQGIDRCKAFNRTICGGGGNSYLTELKCQFECRPTVKAEARCSKPPKPGMCFVAQKRFYFDDRINECVQFPNNKCGKNRNAFRSAKKCRERCSYIKGGIQISNQLPTGGVPGQAMPPGNIGPFGQPVYPLPPGQPGLPNSIGSPSSPALPGQPNQSIEQGQVPPGPPPIPGHPAHPNVPGQPTMPGQPGLTGQPSMTVPPAIPGPTGTPGLPSMPGQISKPGASGLPRQTPGQGSPNNLGPTQPPLQNVPPPPSSFPSSAGLPTRNKRLR; via the exons ATGAAGCTCCTAACCGGCAAGCTCGTTCTCCTCTGCGTATCATTCACGCAAT TCTTCAGCCTGCGTGTCAGTGCACAGAGTAACAAAG GTATATATGAGCGACGGCCAAAACAGTGCTTGAAGGAGCCTTTTATTGGGGTCTGCCGCCCATTGTCGACGACGGCTTGGTATTTTGATGCTCAGCATCATACCTGTGTACCACTGAATCCTGGAGTTTGCGCTGGAGGCAACAATCTCTTTCCCACGTACCAAAAATGCATGAAAGAATGTCAAC TCCTGACTCAAAAGAAGTCAAAGATATGTCTTTGGCCACCAACCGTTGGACCCTGCGGACCTGTTGTTGTGTCCTGGTACTATGATCAAGGAATCGATCGCTGTAAGGCGTTCAATCGCACGATTTGCGGCGGTGGAGGAAACTCCTACCTGACCGAGTTGAAGTGTCAGTTTGAGTGCAGAC CAACAGTGAAGGCGGAGGCCAGATGCAGCAAACCACCAAAACCTGGAATGTGCTTCGTCGCTCAAAAGCGCTTCTATTTTGACGACAGAATTAACGAATGTGTTCAATTCCCAAACAATAAATGCGGCAAGAATAGAAACGCCTTCCGAAGTGCGAAGAAATGCAGGGAAAGATGCAGCT ATATCAAAGGTGGAATCCAAATTAGTAATCAGCTGCCTACCGGTGGTGTGCCTGGTCAGGCCATGCCACCCGGAAATATCGGGCCATTCGGCCAACCTGTTTACCCCTTGCCACCTGGTCAACCTGGCCTGCCTAACAGCATCGGTTCACCAAGCTCTCCTGCCCTACCAGGACAACCAAATCAGTCTATTGAACAAGGCCAGGTTCCACCCGGTCCACCTCCCATACCCGGCCACCCCGCACATCCAAACGTGCCTGGTCAGCCCACTATGCCTGGACAACCCGGCCTGACCGGACAACCGAGCATGACTGTCCCCCCAGCTATTCCAGGTCCAACCGGCACACCTGGTCTTCCCAGCATGCCTGGCCAAATAAGCAAGCCTGGTGCATCTGGTTTACCCAGACAAACCCCTGGACAGGGAAGCCCTAACAATTTAGGACCTACCCAGCCTCCCTTACAAAATGTACCACCTCCACCTTCCAGCTTTCCTTCATCAGCTGGGTTGCCCACGCGAAACAAGAGACTCCGCTGA